The DNA window CGGGTTTTGTGGGCGCTTCCATTCGCCCGCGGTAAGCAGATTTTTGCCGCTGGGCCGCTTCGGTCCGCTATGGACGTTACAATCGACGCGGTACGTGTCGCCGCCACGGGGGAGGGTCCGCTCCCCGTGGTCGTCCTCGCACCGGACGACGGCGACGACGTGCTTCCGATTTTTATTCGATTCGAGGAGGGTATCAGCATCGCCCGTGGCATGGAAGCCGAGGATATCGGGCGACCGCTGACCCACGACCTCCTGCTCGACGTGATGGAGGAACTCGGTGGCCGCATCGAGCGCGTCGTCGTCACCGAGTTGGACGACAACACCTACATCGCCGACCTTCACATCCAGACGCCGCGCGGCCACGAAGTCGTGGACGCCCGCCCCAGCGACTCGCTCGCGCTCGCCGCCCGTACCGGCACGCCCATCGAAGTCGCTGACGAGGTGTTCGACCACGGCCACCAGGAACGCGCACAGTTCGACGACCTTCAAGACATCCGGGAAGTCGCCCAGATAGGCCAATGAACGACGTACTGGACGACCTGTTCGAGGTCATCGAAGACAGGAAGGAAACGCTCCCCGAGGACTCCTACACCGCCTCGCTGTTCACCCACGAGAAGGGCGAGAACGCCGTCCTCGAAAAGTTGGGCGAGGAGATGACGGAACTCATCCTCGCCGCGAAGGACGACGACCGGGAGGAGATGGCCTACGAGGGCGCGGACGTCATCTACCACCTGCTCGTTCTGCTCTCGATGAAGGACATGGAACCCGCAGACTTGCGCGCGGAACTGGAATCGCGGCGCTGAATCGCGGCGCTATCGCTCACCTGAAAGCACGTCGCAGCAAAAAGAACGAATCGGATTTAGCTGACGAGTTTCTCTTCACCGCGCTCGACGATGATGCGGCACGGCGGGGAGATCTTGTTGTAGGCACGGCGGAGCGCGTCCTTCACGAGGGGCGCGTCGTCCACGGTACACCACGCGGTGAACACTCGATCACCGTTGGCGATTCGTGCTGCCGTTCCGACCGGCTTACCGAACGCCTGTCGCATTCCGTCGGAAACACGGTCCGCACCCGCACCGGTCGCCTGCTTGTTCTCGCGCAGGACCTGGTGGGGGAACTTGCGGAGAATCATCTTGTAGCCGGTTTCGCCGATGTTCTTGAGCAGGAAGCGGTTCGCGGACAGGCGGGAGGCCTCCAGCGCACCGTGGCGAATCTGGCATTCTTCTTCGACGATGAGGGAAATCTGAACGGGGTAGTCGTCCTCGTTGCTGTCCACTTCGCCCATCTTGTGCTGTGCGATCTTCGAACCCGGAATTCCGGTGATGTATTCGCGTCGCGTGTACGAGGGCTTGTCGATGGCCCGGTACATCGAGGCAGGTTTGTCGGACATAGTTACTACTGAATCTGTTGGTCAGGGCGTGAATAAACCCTTCGAAGCGCGTTCGACGCTTACTGGACGAAATCGCCGACG is part of the Haladaptatus paucihalophilus DX253 genome and encodes:
- a CDS encoding 50S ribosomal protein L16 encodes the protein MSDKPASMYRAIDKPSYTRREYITGIPGSKIAQHKMGEVDSNEDDYPVQISLIVEEECQIRHGALEASRLSANRFLLKNIGETGYKMILRKFPHQVLRENKQATGAGADRVSDGMRQAFGKPVGTAARIANGDRVFTAWCTVDDAPLVKDALRRAYNKISPPCRIIVERGEEKLVS
- a CDS encoding bifunctional nuclease family protein, whose protein sequence is MDVTIDAVRVAATGEGPLPVVVLAPDDGDDVLPIFIRFEEGISIARGMEAEDIGRPLTHDLLLDVMEELGGRIERVVVTELDDNTYIADLHIQTPRGHEVVDARPSDSLALAARTGTPIEVADEVFDHGHQERAQFDDLQDIREVAQIGQ
- the hisE gene encoding phosphoribosyl-ATP diphosphatase; protein product: MNDVLDDLFEVIEDRKETLPEDSYTASLFTHEKGENAVLEKLGEEMTELILAAKDDDREEMAYEGADVIYHLLVLLSMKDMEPADLRAELESRR